The genomic window CTCTGGGGCGACATCCCCTCGGTCATGGAGATGCAGAGCGAGGGCGGCGCCGCCGGCGCCATCCACGGCGCGCTGCAGCACGGCTCTTTGGCCACCACCTTCACCGCGTCGCAGGGCCTCCTGTTGATGATCCCCAACATGTACAAGATCGCCGGCGAGCTGACCCCGGCGGTCTTTCATGTCGCCGCCCGTTCCCTGGCGACCCACGCGCTGTCCATCTTCGGCGATCACGGCGACGTCATGGCCGCGCGCGCGTCCGGCTGGGCCATGCTGTGCTCGAACTCCGTCCAGGAGGCCGGCGACCTCGCCTTGGTGGCGCACGCGGCCACCCTCGAGGCGCGCGTTCCCTTCGTCCACTTCTTCGACGGCTTCCGCACCAGCCACGAGATCAACAAGATCCTGACCTTGTCGGACGAGACCGTCCGCGCGCTGGTCGACGAGTCCTTGGTCGAGGCGCAGCGCGGCCGCGGCCTCTCGCCCGACCGTCCGGTCCTGCGCGGGACCGCGCAGAACCCCGACGTCTTCTTCCAGTCACGCGAGGCCGCCAACCCGTTCTACGCCGCCGTCCCGGGCATCGTGCAGAAGAAGATGGACGAGCTCGCCGAGCTCACGGGCCGCGCCTACAAGGTCTACGAGTACCACGGCGCGCCCGACGCGGAGCGCGTCGTCGTCGTCATGGGCTCCGGCGCCGAGACTTTGCACGCGACGGCGGACGCGCTCAACGCATCGGGGGCGAAGGTCGGCGTCCTGAAGGTCCGCCTGTACCGCCCCTTCGACGCGGCGCTGTTCTGCGCGGCGCTCCCCAAGAGCGCGAAGTCCGTCGCCGTGCTCGACCGGACCAAGGAGCCCGGCAGCGCCGGCGAGCCCCTGTTCCTCGACGCCGTTGCCTCGCTGAAGCGCGGCGGTCGCGAGGACCTGCGCGTCATCGGCGGCGTCTACGGCCTCTCCTCCAAGGAGTTCACGCCCGCGATGGCCAAGGCCGTCTTCGACGAGCTCGCCAAGCCCGCCCCCAAGCCGCGCTTCACGGTCGGCGTCGAGGACGACGTCACCCACCTGAGCCTGTCGTACGATTCGAACTGGTCCATCGAGGGCGACGAGGTCGTCCGCGCGGTGTTCTACGGCCTGGGCTCCGACGGCACCGTGGGCGCCAACAAGAACACCATCCACATCATCGGCGACCACACCGAGTCCTTCGTGCAGGCCTACTTCGTCTACGACTCGAAGAAGTCCGGCGCGATGACCGTTTCCCACCTTCGCTTTGGACCTGCCCAGATACGCGCGCCCTACCTCATCGAGCAGGCCGATTTCCTCGGCTGCCATCAGACCTCCTTCGTCGGCAGATATAAAATGCTGCGCATGCTCGCGCCGGGAGGGGTGTTCCTGCTGAACACCGCCGCCGGCCCGCTCGCGGCCTGGGAGACCTTGCCCAAGGAGGACCAGGAGACGATCCGGGCGAACAAGATCCGCTTCTTCGTCATCGACGCCTACAAGGTCGCCCGCGAGAACGGCCTGGGCGGCCGCATCAACACCGTGATGCAGGCCTGCTTCTTCTCCATCTCCGGCGTGCTCCCCAAGGAGCGGGCCGTCGAGGCCATCCGCGAGTCCATCCGCGAGGCCTACGGCAAGAAGTCCGAGGAGCTCGTCAACAAGAACCTGAAGGCCGTCGAGGAGAGCCTCAAGAACCTCCATCAGGTCGTCGTCCCCGCGGGCGGGCACGTCCACGCCGCCTTGGTGCCGCCGGTCGCCCCGGGCGCGCCGGATTTCGTGCGCGACACGCTCGGCCCGATCTGCGCCGGCGAGGGCGACCGCCTGCCCGTCAGCGCCATGCCCGTGGACGGCACGTATCCGACGGCCACCGCGCAGTGGGAAAAACGCGGCCTGGCTCAGGAGGTCCCCGTCTGGGACGAGTCCGTCTGCATCCAGTGCGCCAAGTGCGTCATCGTCTGCCCCCACGCCGTGATCCGGCCGAAGGTGTACATGCCGGCCGAGCTCACCGGGGCCCCGGCCGCCTTCAAGTCCTGCGATCCCAAGGACCGCGAGTGGAAGGGCATGAAGTACACCCTCCAGGTGTCCGTCGAGGACTGCACCGGCTGCGGCATCTGCGTCGACGTCTGCCCGGCGCGCAACAAGTCCGAGACCAAGCTCAAGGCCATCAACATGCGCCCCGCGGCGCCGCTCGTCGAGGCCGAGCGCAAGAACTGGGAGTTCTTCCTCGAGCTCCCCGAGGTCGACCGCCGCCTCCTCAAGAGCGGCTCGATCCGCCACGAGCAGTTCCAGCGGCCCCTGTTCGAGTTCTCCGGCGCGTGCGCCGGCTGCGGCGAGACGCCGTACCTCAAGCTGCTCAGCCAGCTGTACGGCGACCGCCTGATCATCGCCAACGCCACCGGCTGCTCCTCGATCTACGGCGGCAACCTCCCGACGACCCCTTGGGCGAAGAACGAGGAGGGCCGCGGTCCCGCGTGGGCCAACTCGCTGTTCGAGGACAACGCCGAGTTCGGGCTGGGCATGCGCCTCTCGGCCGACCATCAGACCGGGGCCGCGCGCGACCTCCTAAGGAGCCTGCAGGGCGTGGTGGGGCCGGAGCTGGCCCGCTCGATCCTCGACGCCTCCCAGAAGGACGAGGCCGACATCTACGACCAGCGCGAGCGCGTCGCCGAGCTCAAGAAGAAGCTCGCCGGGCTCAAGGACCCCAAGGCGCGCCGCCTGCTCGGCGTCGCGGACAACCTGACGCGCAAGAGCGTCTGGATCGTCGGCGGCGACGGCTGGGCCTACGACATCGGCTACGGCGGGCTCGACCACGTGCTCGCCAGCGGCAAGAACGTGAAGGTGCTCGTCCTCGACACCGAGGTGTACTCCAACACCGGCGGCCAGAAGTCGAAGTCCACGCCGCGCGGCGCGGTGGCCAAGTTCAGCAGCGGCGGCAACCCCGCCGCCAAGAAGGACCTGGGCCTCATGGCCATGTCCTACGGCAACATCTACGTCGCCTCGGTCGCCATGGGCGCCCGCGACGAGCAGACGCTGAAGACCTTCCTCGAGGCCGAGGCCTACGACGGCCCCGCGCTGATCATCGCCTACAGCCACTGCATCGCCCACGGCATCGACATGCGCACCGCCAACCAGAACCAGAAGGCCGCGGCGGACACGGGCAAGCTCATCCTGTACCGCTACTCCCCCGATCGCGCCAAGGCCGGCGAGGCGCCGCTCATCCTCGACTCCAAGCCGACCAGGCCGGCCGGCCTCGGAGCGTACCTGGCGAGCGAGAACCGCTTCCAGATGCTCGCCAAGAGCAAGCCCGAGGAGGCCAAGGTCCTCTTCGACATGGCCCAGCAGGACGCGGCGGCGCGCTGGGAGCTGTACGAGTACCTCTCGCAGCGCAAGACGCGGACGGCGGCCTGAGCGCATGAGCATGGACCTGAGCACCACCTACCTGGGCCTGAAGCTGCGCACGCCGCTCGTGGTCTCGGCGAGCCCCCTCTCCGAGACCCTCGACGGCATCCGCCGCATGGAGGACGCCGGGGCCTCGGCCGTCGTGCTGAGCTCGCTCTTCGAGGAGCAGCTGACGCGCGACCGCGACGAGCTGATCACGCGCCTGACCGACAACACCAACGCCTTCGCCGAGGCCCAGAGCTTCTTCCCCGCCGTCGGCGGCTTCCACTGGGGCCCGGAGAGCTACCTCAACCACATCCGCAAGGCGAAGGCGGCCTCGAAGATGCCGATCATCGCCAGCCTCAACGGGACCTCCTTGGGCGGCTGGACGAGCTACGCCAAGGACATCCAAAGCGCCGGAGCGGACGCCCTCGAGCTCAACATCTACTACATACCCACCGACCCCGGCGTCCCGGGCATCGAGGTGGAGAACACCCACGTCGACATCCTGACCGCCGTGCGCTCCGTCGTGAGCATCCCGGTCGCCGTCAAGCTCGCCCCCTTCTTCAGCAACCTGGCGAGCATGGCCAAGCGCCTCGACGACGCCGGGGCCAAAGGCCTGGTCCTCTTCAACCGTTTTTACCAGCCCGACTTCGACCTCGACAAGCTCGAGGTGCGCCCCAACCTCCTGCTCAGCACGCCCCAGGCCCTGCGCCTGCCTCTGCACTGGACGGCGGTGCTCTCCGGCCGCGTCAAGGCGGACCTCGCCGCGACGAGCGGCATCCACACGGCGATGGACGCGCTCAAGCTCCTGATGGCCGGCGCCACGACGACGATGTTGTGCTCGGCGCTGTTCAAGTTCGGCATCGAGCACATCCGCGTCATCGAGACCGAGCTCGCGCGCTGGATGACCGAGCGCGAGTACAAGTCCGTCTCCCAGCTGCGCGGCAGCATGAGCCAGCGCAACTGCGCCGACCCCAGCGCCTTCGAGCGCCAGCAGTACATCCGCACGCTGACCACCTACAAAGGCCTATAACGTCGGGGTCAGACCTCCCGTGTTGCGTTGTTGGGGTCAAACCCTTCGGTGTCCGAGGCTAGGATAGGATGTGGGTGATGCGCCGTCGCGCGGCGAAGCGCTTCACGACCTCGGCGGGGTCATCGGATTTGAGATGCCAGGCGCTCGGATGCGCCCTTAAAGGACCGCTCCACGCCGCGGGGTAGAGATGGACGACGCTGAGCGGCGCCTTCAACTTCTCCGCCAGCCGGGCCGCCTCGGCCATGACCTCGGCGGCCTTCCGCTCATCGAGGGTCAGGCAGGCGAGAACGGCGAACTCCGCGGAAGTCTGCATGCCCTCATGGTAGCCCCGGACACCGTTGAGACTCCATTTCAGGCCCGTTATCGCGGCGTTGTCATCGACGCCGGTGGCGTCGGCCTTTTCCCCCAATGGGACTGTCGTTGACGACAGTTGATCGGTGGATAGCGTGGATAACGCGGGACTATTCGTCCTGCGCTTCGAGGCGGTAGCCGACGGCGGGCTCGGTCTTGAGGTGGCGGGGCCGCACCGGTTCTTTCTCGATGCGGTGGCGCGTCTGGTGGACGAGGATGCGCAGGGCCTCGGGCGTGCTCCCCCCCTCCGGCCAGAGCTCCTTCATGAGCTGCTTCTGGGAGACGACCCGGCCCGCGTCCCGGACCAAAGCGGCGAGCAGGGTGTACTGCAGCGGCGACAGGCGAACCTCCTTCTTCGAAAGCCACACGCGGCGCAAGGTCAGGTCGATCTTGAGATCGCCGTGCTCGTACACCGGCTCGGAGTCGCGCGCCGCGCCCTCGGCGTGGCGCAGGGCGACGCGGATGCGGGCCAGCAGCTCCTCGACGCCGAAGGGCTTGGTCAGGTAGTCGTCGGCGCCGCGGTCGAGGCCCGCGATCTTGTCGGTCTCCTGGCCGCGCGCGGACACGACGATGACGGGCGCCGAGCTCCACTCGCGCAGGCGCTTGAGCACGTCCAGACCGTCCATGT from Elusimicrobiota bacterium includes these protein-coding regions:
- the nifJ gene encoding pyruvate:ferredoxin (flavodoxin) oxidoreductase encodes the protein MPTTPHEIVDANQAVSDVAYRLSEVVAIYPITPSSNMGEWADQWASEGRKNLWGDIPSVMEMQSEGGAAGAIHGALQHGSLATTFTASQGLLLMIPNMYKIAGELTPAVFHVAARSLATHALSIFGDHGDVMAARASGWAMLCSNSVQEAGDLALVAHAATLEARVPFVHFFDGFRTSHEINKILTLSDETVRALVDESLVEAQRGRGLSPDRPVLRGTAQNPDVFFQSREAANPFYAAVPGIVQKKMDELAELTGRAYKVYEYHGAPDAERVVVVMGSGAETLHATADALNASGAKVGVLKVRLYRPFDAALFCAALPKSAKSVAVLDRTKEPGSAGEPLFLDAVASLKRGGREDLRVIGGVYGLSSKEFTPAMAKAVFDELAKPAPKPRFTVGVEDDVTHLSLSYDSNWSIEGDEVVRAVFYGLGSDGTVGANKNTIHIIGDHTESFVQAYFVYDSKKSGAMTVSHLRFGPAQIRAPYLIEQADFLGCHQTSFVGRYKMLRMLAPGGVFLLNTAAGPLAAWETLPKEDQETIRANKIRFFVIDAYKVARENGLGGRINTVMQACFFSISGVLPKERAVEAIRESIREAYGKKSEELVNKNLKAVEESLKNLHQVVVPAGGHVHAALVPPVAPGAPDFVRDTLGPICAGEGDRLPVSAMPVDGTYPTATAQWEKRGLAQEVPVWDESVCIQCAKCVIVCPHAVIRPKVYMPAELTGAPAAFKSCDPKDREWKGMKYTLQVSVEDCTGCGICVDVCPARNKSETKLKAINMRPAAPLVEAERKNWEFFLELPEVDRRLLKSGSIRHEQFQRPLFEFSGACAGCGETPYLKLLSQLYGDRLIIANATGCSSIYGGNLPTTPWAKNEEGRGPAWANSLFEDNAEFGLGMRLSADHQTGAARDLLRSLQGVVGPELARSILDASQKDEADIYDQRERVAELKKKLAGLKDPKARRLLGVADNLTRKSVWIVGGDGWAYDIGYGGLDHVLASGKNVKVLVLDTEVYSNTGGQKSKSTPRGAVAKFSSGGNPAAKKDLGLMAMSYGNIYVASVAMGARDEQTLKTFLEAEAYDGPALIIAYSHCIAHGIDMRTANQNQKAAADTGKLILYRYSPDRAKAGEAPLILDSKPTRPAGLGAYLASENRFQMLAKSKPEEAKVLFDMAQQDAAARWELYEYLSQRKTRTAA
- a CDS encoding response regulator, which produces MSARKPTVLVVDDERAIQRFLRPSLEANGFAVLEASTGRAALDLVVAKKPDVVLLDLSLPDMDGLDVLKRLREWSSAPVIVVSARGQETDKIAGLDRGADDYLTKPFGVEELLARIRVALRHAEGAARDSEPVYEHGDLKIDLTLRRVWLSKKEVRLSPLQYTLLAALVRDAGRVVSQKQLMKELWPEGGSTPEALRILVHQTRHRIEKEPVRPRHLKTEPAVGYRLEAQDE
- a CDS encoding dihydroorotate dehydrogenase-like protein, whose protein sequence is MDLSTTYLGLKLRTPLVVSASPLSETLDGIRRMEDAGASAVVLSSLFEEQLTRDRDELITRLTDNTNAFAEAQSFFPAVGGFHWGPESYLNHIRKAKAASKMPIIASLNGTSLGGWTSYAKDIQSAGADALELNIYYIPTDPGVPGIEVENTHVDILTAVRSVVSIPVAVKLAPFFSNLASMAKRLDDAGAKGLVLFNRFYQPDFDLDKLEVRPNLLLSTPQALRLPLHWTAVLSGRVKADLAATSGIHTAMDALKLLMAGATTTMLCSALFKFGIEHIRVIETELARWMTEREYKSVSQLRGSMSQRNCADPSAFERQQYIRTLTTYKGL